One stretch of Microbacterium terrae DNA includes these proteins:
- a CDS encoding glycoside hydrolase family 2 → MQTTPIDRWKFALTDERGASGKGYDDSAWRAVTVPHDWSVEQPFAVEHSSGTGYLPGGIGWYRAHVDLAPLELRDGQHVRLAFHGVYKNADVWVNGYHLGGRPSGYAPFSFDLTEILGYAPDDDLVISVRVDHTDISDSRWYNGSGITRAVEIEVHSAVRLREHGTAFTTVSADADAATVTVQHSLVSSATEAVTVRALNELRSLTSGRTHTFETTGELAAGGSAHLVVTTQVPQPDLWSDTSPSLYRLTSTLVWSEGGEERTAVYTETVGIRTFRFDPDAGFSINGETRKLRGVCLHEDAGALGVAVPAEVWLRRLLALQDMGCNAVRMAHNPHSPDLYALCDALGFFVIDEAFDEWENPKNKWWHGHNVYPPRHEGAAEHFPEWHERDLAAMVLSHRNHASIIAWSIGNEVDYPNDPYASPLFDEMTGNNDANKPAAERLYDPDRPDIRRLTTISNRLVDIVHDLDPTRPATLAAAFPELSSRTGLLDRLDLIGYNYKEHLYADDHIRFPDHPFIGSENSHRYADWLQVEQNDYVAGQFLWTGIDYLGEAHGWPIHGSGAGLLTVAGFPKEQWHLRRSWWSDAPVARLVVRAETGAADRKTFWSHPVSRRWDAARGDLLEVLCFAGGDEQRLTVDDVAVPLARDEETGCWTATVSAHATLLVLETLVGGRVVARDELRPPRAAARIDAVVWRAPEEASARCDAAAIDRGDVIQIECTLLDDSGAVAGSDAVVSVEVDGGELRGIENGDLADNAPYSSTSRRTLDGRLIVFVRTPPRSDETRQSTTVTLTATGLPVVRVEVPR, encoded by the coding sequence ATGCAGACCACCCCGATCGACCGCTGGAAGTTCGCGCTCACCGATGAGCGCGGCGCCTCGGGGAAGGGCTACGACGACTCCGCGTGGCGGGCGGTCACCGTGCCGCACGACTGGAGCGTCGAGCAGCCGTTCGCCGTCGAGCACTCCAGCGGCACCGGGTACCTGCCCGGCGGCATCGGCTGGTATCGGGCGCACGTCGATCTCGCCCCGCTCGAACTCCGCGACGGGCAGCACGTGCGTCTCGCCTTCCACGGCGTGTACAAGAACGCCGACGTCTGGGTGAACGGGTATCACCTGGGCGGCCGCCCCTCGGGCTACGCCCCCTTCTCGTTCGATCTCACCGAGATCCTCGGCTACGCCCCCGACGACGACCTCGTGATCAGCGTGCGCGTCGACCACACCGACATCTCCGACTCGCGCTGGTACAACGGCTCCGGCATCACCCGTGCCGTCGAGATCGAGGTGCACTCCGCGGTGCGGCTGCGCGAGCACGGCACCGCGTTCACGACGGTGTCGGCGGACGCCGACGCGGCGACCGTCACCGTGCAGCACAGCCTCGTCAGCAGCGCGACGGAGGCGGTGACCGTACGTGCCCTCAACGAGCTGCGCTCGCTGACGTCGGGCCGGACGCACACCTTCGAAACGACCGGTGAACTCGCCGCCGGCGGCTCCGCCCACCTCGTCGTGACGACGCAGGTTCCGCAGCCCGACCTGTGGTCGGACACCTCACCATCGCTCTACCGGCTCACCTCGACCCTGGTGTGGAGCGAAGGCGGCGAGGAGCGCACCGCGGTGTACACCGAGACCGTCGGCATCCGCACCTTCCGCTTCGACCCCGACGCGGGCTTCTCGATCAACGGAGAGACGCGGAAGCTGCGCGGCGTGTGCCTGCACGAAGACGCCGGAGCCCTCGGCGTCGCCGTGCCCGCGGAGGTGTGGCTGCGCCGCCTCCTCGCCCTGCAGGACATGGGCTGCAACGCGGTGCGCATGGCGCACAACCCGCACTCCCCCGACCTGTACGCGCTGTGCGACGCGCTCGGTTTCTTCGTCATCGACGAGGCGTTCGACGAGTGGGAGAACCCGAAGAACAAGTGGTGGCACGGCCACAACGTGTACCCCCCGCGCCACGAGGGTGCCGCCGAGCACTTCCCCGAATGGCACGAGCGCGACCTCGCCGCGATGGTGCTCTCGCACCGCAACCACGCGTCGATCATCGCCTGGAGCATCGGCAACGAGGTCGACTATCCGAACGACCCGTACGCCAGCCCGCTCTTCGACGAGATGACCGGCAACAACGATGCGAACAAGCCCGCCGCCGAGCGGCTGTACGACCCGGATCGTCCCGACATCCGCCGCCTCACCACGATCTCGAACCGCCTGGTCGACATCGTGCACGACCTCGATCCGACACGGCCGGCGACTCTCGCCGCAGCCTTCCCCGAGCTCTCGAGCCGGACGGGACTGCTCGATCGCCTCGACCTCATCGGCTACAACTACAAGGAGCACCTGTACGCCGACGACCACATCCGCTTCCCCGACCACCCGTTCATCGGAAGCGAGAACTCCCACCGCTATGCCGACTGGCTGCAGGTCGAGCAGAACGACTACGTCGCAGGACAGTTCCTGTGGACCGGGATCGACTACCTCGGCGAAGCGCACGGGTGGCCCATCCACGGTTCGGGCGCCGGGCTGCTCACGGTCGCCGGCTTCCCCAAGGAGCAATGGCACCTGCGGCGCAGCTGGTGGTCGGACGCTCCGGTCGCCCGGCTGGTGGTGCGCGCCGAGACCGGCGCCGCCGACCGCAAGACGTTCTGGTCGCACCCCGTCTCGCGACGATGGGATGCCGCCCGCGGCGACCTGCTCGAGGTGCTCTGCTTCGCGGGCGGCGACGAGCAGCGACTGACGGTCGACGACGTCGCCGTGCCGCTCGCACGCGACGAGGAGACCGGATGCTGGACCGCGACGGTCTCGGCTCACGCGACGCTCCTCGTGCTCGAGACACTCGTGGGCGGACGCGTCGTCGCCCGCGACGAGCTGCGCCCGCCGCGGGCTGCCGCGCGGATCGACGCCGTCGTGTGGCGTGCGCCGGAGGAGGCATCCGCTCGCTGCGACGCCGCCGCCATCGATCGCGGCGACGTGATCCAGATCGAGTGCACGCTGCTCGACGACAGCGGTGCGGTCGCCGGAAGCGACGCCGTCGTCTCGGTCGAGGTCGACGGCGGCGAGCTGCGCGGGATCGAGAACGGCGACCTCGCCGACAATGCGCCCTACTCCTCGACCTCCCGTCGCACACTCGACGGTCGCCTGATCGTCTTCGTCCGCACGCCTCCCCGCTCCGATGAGACTCGGCAGTCGACCACCGTGACGCTCACGGCCACCGGGCTGCCCGTCGTGCGGGTGGAGGTGCCGAGGTGA
- a CDS encoding YesL family protein encodes MNAIFAPDSALMRVLTRIADLAILNILFIVTSLPIVTLGASLTALNSVALRIAAGSDRTITGDYFRSFRRNFRQATLLFGILVLLVAVLAGWWIVVTVLVTEPVLRFILLAVWFVLTFMFTMAALYVFPYLATFEGTIREVLRTARLMSLRHPLPPLTVIALTALLAVVSIFSPQATGYGLLWLAIGFAGIAFLGAVVFIRVFNRYAPELVVPAAEDEEE; translated from the coding sequence CGCCGACCTCGCGATCCTCAACATCCTCTTCATCGTGACGTCGCTACCGATCGTGACCCTCGGCGCCTCGCTCACGGCCCTCAACTCCGTCGCACTGCGCATCGCCGCCGGCTCCGACAGGACGATCACCGGCGACTACTTCCGCTCGTTCCGCCGCAACTTCCGGCAGGCGACCCTGCTGTTCGGCATCCTGGTGCTCCTCGTCGCGGTGCTCGCCGGATGGTGGATCGTGGTCACCGTCCTCGTGACGGAGCCGGTGCTCCGGTTCATCCTGCTCGCCGTGTGGTTCGTGCTGACTTTCATGTTCACGATGGCGGCGCTGTACGTGTTCCCCTACCTCGCCACCTTCGAGGGGACGATCCGCGAGGTGCTGCGCACTGCGCGCCTGATGTCGCTGCGGCACCCGCTCCCTCCGCTCACCGTCATCGCGCTGACCGCCCTGCTGGCTGTCGTCAGCATCTTCTCGCCGCAGGCGACCGGCTACGGACTGCTGTGGCTCGCCATCGGCTTCGCGGGGATCGCTTTCCTCGGCGCCGTCGTCTTCATCCGTGTTTTCAACCGCTATGCCCCCGAGCTGGTCGTCCCGGCCGCGGAAGACGAAGAGGAATAG
- a CDS encoding glycoside hydrolase family 5 protein, which produces MKSVRRPVVALATTVILVALQAFLDPTGLLALVGWSGALPALDRGLWPLAPYVVFVPVLLVTVWWAALRAGDRYWTLVAGVVLAVVLAQAVTCLAMTGDLANSAWAAGYVTAKAVPAALLVAAITRLFGGRTEKTRTTPGAVIAPALLFAATAPLLAGQWWTAVVYAPGVPVARPDRGIVSTLVAVVLLAAITAVCLRWMRARVSGVLGGWLAALVGAAAVGLVQAVVALIVEGMPSTDLWPLMSAYVAVADGVSFGACLGWVAGVGAIAADRLAERGMRRVPLLAAAVVTVAALVVTVVTAVAPARGTDSAASVPDGFLRAEGGVITDGDGDQILLRGANVNQLVDFYAPNPDVPVTTPLTEDDFAQMAAQGFNVARLGISWSALEPVRGEIDEDYLAQIVAAVEWGGEHGVRTVLDMHQDSWWNEGTPESEACRAGTAPMWGYDGAPGWATITDSAPRCQFEGRDISPASDRAFQNFYFDTDGVQSALVETWARLGAEFADEPAVAGFDLLNEPGFGETAPVTTSLQLGRFYDRAITAIREAGAPQIVFIEPSILWSGLGFDTGPAVGFTDDDNIVFAPHLYAESITMDRALGITPIVGMERQFALAQRAADAYGYPLWSGEYGYWGEQPDREARLTRYAALEDEYRIGGAYWVWKQACGDPQNGVQPIGDGLIIQDCEEDGWVGPNQGILDILSRAYPRSAPGELTSLAADGASIALEGGSPSRSCGLDVWVPGSDEPAVVSEGLSDVEVSAVDGGWTISGCADGAYALTAGASTP; this is translated from the coding sequence ATGAAGTCTGTCCGTCGTCCCGTCGTCGCGCTCGCGACGACGGTGATCCTCGTCGCCCTGCAGGCGTTCCTCGACCCCACCGGGCTCCTGGCCCTCGTCGGCTGGTCGGGTGCGCTCCCCGCCCTCGATCGGGGACTCTGGCCGCTCGCCCCGTACGTGGTCTTCGTGCCCGTGCTGCTCGTCACGGTGTGGTGGGCCGCGCTGCGTGCGGGCGATCGGTACTGGACGCTCGTCGCCGGCGTCGTGCTCGCGGTGGTGCTCGCCCAGGCGGTCACCTGCCTTGCGATGACGGGCGACCTGGCGAACTCGGCATGGGCAGCCGGCTACGTCACGGCGAAGGCCGTGCCGGCCGCCCTCCTCGTCGCCGCGATCACCCGTCTGTTCGGCGGACGCACCGAGAAGACCCGCACGACGCCCGGAGCGGTGATCGCTCCCGCGCTCCTGTTCGCGGCCACCGCGCCGCTGCTGGCCGGGCAGTGGTGGACGGCGGTCGTGTACGCGCCCGGCGTGCCCGTGGCGCGCCCCGACCGCGGCATCGTCTCGACCCTCGTCGCGGTGGTGCTGCTCGCCGCGATCACCGCGGTGTGCCTCCGGTGGATGCGCGCGCGGGTGTCCGGCGTGCTCGGCGGATGGCTCGCCGCCCTGGTCGGCGCCGCAGCCGTGGGGCTCGTGCAGGCCGTCGTCGCGCTGATCGTCGAGGGCATGCCGAGCACCGACCTCTGGCCGCTCATGAGCGCGTACGTCGCCGTCGCCGACGGGGTGTCGTTCGGCGCGTGCCTCGGCTGGGTGGCGGGCGTCGGCGCGATCGCGGCCGATCGCCTCGCCGAGCGGGGCATGCGGCGGGTGCCGCTGCTCGCGGCCGCGGTGGTCACCGTCGCCGCGCTCGTCGTGACGGTGGTGACCGCTGTCGCACCCGCGAGGGGGACGGATTCCGCGGCATCCGTCCCCGACGGGTTCCTCCGTGCCGAGGGAGGCGTCATCACCGACGGTGACGGCGATCAGATCCTGCTGCGCGGGGCGAACGTGAACCAGCTCGTGGACTTCTACGCTCCGAACCCCGACGTGCCGGTCACGACCCCGCTCACCGAGGACGACTTCGCGCAGATGGCGGCACAGGGCTTCAACGTCGCGCGCCTGGGCATCTCGTGGTCTGCGCTCGAGCCGGTGCGCGGCGAGATCGACGAGGACTACCTCGCGCAGATCGTCGCGGCGGTCGAGTGGGGTGGGGAGCACGGCGTGCGCACCGTCCTCGACATGCATCAGGACTCGTGGTGGAACGAGGGCACGCCCGAGAGCGAGGCCTGCCGGGCGGGCACGGCGCCGATGTGGGGCTACGACGGGGCCCCGGGGTGGGCGACGATCACCGACTCGGCGCCGCGCTGCCAGTTCGAGGGCCGTGACATCTCGCCGGCATCCGACCGCGCGTTCCAGAACTTCTACTTCGACACCGACGGCGTGCAGTCCGCCCTCGTCGAGACGTGGGCGCGGCTGGGTGCCGAGTTCGCCGACGAGCCCGCGGTCGCGGGCTTCGACCTGCTCAACGAACCCGGCTTCGGCGAGACCGCGCCGGTGACCACGTCGTTGCAGCTGGGGCGGTTCTACGACCGGGCGATCACGGCGATCCGAGAGGCCGGCGCCCCGCAGATCGTGTTCATCGAGCCGAGCATCCTGTGGTCGGGGCTCGGGTTCGACACCGGGCCCGCGGTCGGCTTCACCGACGACGACAACATCGTCTTCGCGCCCCATCTCTACGCCGAGTCGATCACGATGGACCGAGCGCTCGGCATCACTCCGATCGTCGGGATGGAGCGGCAGTTCGCCCTCGCGCAGCGCGCGGCCGACGCCTACGGGTACCCGCTGTGGTCGGGGGAGTACGGCTACTGGGGCGAGCAGCCCGACCGGGAGGCGCGTCTCACCCGCTACGCCGCACTCGAGGACGAGTACCGCATTGGCGGGGCGTACTGGGTGTGGAAGCAGGCCTGCGGCGATCCGCAGAACGGCGTGCAGCCGATCGGCGACGGGCTGATCATCCAGGACTGCGAGGAGGACGGCTGGGTCGGTCCGAACCAGGGCATCCTCGACATCCTCTCCCGCGCCTACCCGCGCTCCGCCCCGGGTGAGCTCACCTCGCTCGCGGCCGACGGCGCATCGATCGCTCTCGAAGGCGGGTCGCCGTCGCGATCGTGCGGCCTCGACGTCTGGGTGCCCGGCTCGGACGAGCCGGCGGTGGTGAGCGAGGGGCTCAGCGACGTCGAGGTGAGCGCCGTCGACGGCGGCTGGACGATCAGCGGATGCGCCGACGGGGCTTACGCGCTGACGGCGGGCGCGTCGACGCCGTAG
- a CDS encoding ROK family transcriptional regulator, with protein sequence MGVPRRTSRDIRSDSRLDVLHAVLSAGETTRNEIAQATGLSPATVVTIVGELLAGGIVEETKSTPGRIGRPTATVSMSTERTRVVGIDVAETYIRAVLFDTALGQIASVEDARDEHDLDPDAVVEGIGRTIDRLLAENEVPREDVLGVGVALPGLIHGPTGVSIVVPHWTWHKVELDHLRERVGLPLVIENPLKSIATAELWLGRGRSCSSLVTVNLGTGVGAGIVLEGRILRGATNSAGEWGHSLLALDGRACRCGRNGCVEAYVGAPGIQLTLREIAPGHALADLDAQSDFITALAAVANGPDPDPAVLETIDRTAYYLGSALADLVAVVNPELVLLTGWTTWALGDSLVAATRRHLVAQSPGGAIVGAELDVSTVRGNSVATGVAMIVLERFLADAGLVTTSIPVAL encoded by the coding sequence ATGGGTGTGCCCAGACGTACGTCGCGCGACATCCGCAGCGATTCGCGGCTCGACGTGCTCCATGCTGTGCTCTCGGCGGGTGAGACGACGCGCAACGAGATCGCGCAGGCCACCGGCCTCAGCCCCGCTACCGTCGTGACGATCGTGGGCGAGCTGCTCGCGGGCGGCATCGTCGAGGAGACGAAATCGACGCCCGGCCGGATCGGCCGTCCGACGGCGACCGTGAGCATGAGCACGGAGCGCACCCGGGTGGTCGGCATCGACGTCGCCGAGACCTACATCCGCGCGGTGCTCTTCGACACGGCGCTCGGCCAGATCGCCTCGGTCGAAGACGCGCGCGACGAGCACGACCTCGATCCCGACGCCGTGGTCGAGGGCATCGGCCGCACGATCGACCGCCTGCTCGCCGAGAACGAGGTGCCGCGTGAAGACGTGCTCGGGGTCGGTGTGGCGCTTCCGGGGCTCATCCACGGGCCGACGGGCGTGTCGATCGTCGTGCCGCACTGGACCTGGCACAAGGTCGAACTCGACCACCTGCGCGAGCGCGTGGGCCTGCCGCTGGTCATCGAGAATCCGCTCAAGTCGATCGCCACCGCTGAGCTCTGGCTCGGGCGCGGCCGATCCTGCTCGAGCCTGGTGACCGTGAACCTCGGCACCGGTGTCGGAGCGGGCATCGTGCTCGAGGGCAGGATCCTGCGCGGCGCGACGAACTCGGCGGGCGAGTGGGGGCATTCGCTGCTCGCCCTCGACGGACGGGCGTGCCGCTGCGGCCGCAACGGCTGCGTCGAGGCGTACGTCGGCGCTCCCGGCATCCAGCTGACCCTGCGCGAGATCGCACCAGGTCACGCCCTCGCCGACCTCGACGCGCAATCCGACTTCATCACCGCCCTCGCCGCCGTCGCGAACGGCCCCGACCCCGACCCCGCCGTGCTCGAGACGATCGACCGCACCGCGTACTACCTCGGGTCGGCGCTGGCCGACCTCGTCGCCGTCGTGAACCCCGAGCTGGTGCTGCTCACGGGCTGGACGACCTGGGCGCTGGGCGACAGCCTCGTCGCGGCGACGCGCAGGCATCTGGTCGCACAGTCGCCGGGCGGCGCCATCGTCGGCGCCGAGCTCGACGTGTCGACGGTGCGAGGCAACTCGGTCGCGACGGGCGTGGCGATGATCGTGCTCGAGCGCTTCCTCGCAGACGCGGGGCTCGTGACGACCAGCATCCCGGTCGCGCTGTAA